In Campylobacter suis, the following proteins share a genomic window:
- a CDS encoding formate hydrogenlyase maturation HycH family protein translates to MIQVFKLTKRHMDDNENLSRELKDIKVFSTCVGHGVGTIDFSEKVLEISEDELSKIIENSGEYVKFKIGNISKYFEVEIFAEHAAKLIPQMCECEFKEILRGLKEGYLMLRKDF, encoded by the coding sequence ATGATACAGGTTTTTAAACTAACAAAACGCCACATGGATGATAACGAAAACCTTTCACGCGAGTTAAAAGACATAAAAGTCTTTTCAACTTGCGTAGGGCACGGCGTAGGGACGATAGATTTTAGCGAGAAGGTGCTTGAAATAAGCGAAGATGAACTTAGCAAAATCATCGAAAACTCAGGCGAATATGTCAAATTTAAGATAGGAAACATAAGTAAATATTTTGAAGTAGAGATATTTGCCGAACACGCTGCAAAGCTAATTCCGCAAATGTGCGAGTGTGAGTTTAAAGAAATTTTAAGAGGCCTTAAAGAGGGCTACTTAATGCTAAGGAAAGATTTTTAG
- a CDS encoding NADH-quinone oxidoreductase subunit C has translation MRGDKFVQTLSSKVRILETTRQADDQITVLVDRNDLPLAVKTLYYDIGGFLSTMIPNDERSINGCFALYYAISMEGSKMSEADDFAPEDKCFITVKTLIPAADPTFPSVTPLVPACVWYEREAFDMFGLIAEGLPDKRRLVLSDDWPDGLHPLRKDAMDYRYRPDPVAHQDEPEAEFLFPRGDAVVDVPLGPLHVTSDEPGHFRLFCDGDEIIDADYRLFYQHRGMEKLAENRMNYDQMGYLAERVCGICGYAHAIACIEAAEKAIRLEIPLRAQAIRVICLEIERLHSHLLNIGLACEVTGNYNAFMHIFRVREYSMELAQLVTGGRKTYGNVIMGGLRRDMTNNEIKQAIAIINNLEVQINEIWDAVMEDKRQIGRWKGVGVLDKQVARDFSPVGPNMRGSGFKRDNRYDHPYDFFKQIEFEVAVEHGGDVFSREMVRYKELKSSIHIIRQCLELMPQTPISIDPKTMISPENFALGHDEAPRGENVHWIMQGSAQKVYRWRCRAATYNNWPSLRYQFRGNNISDAALIVCSLDPCYSCTERVTLVDVRSGKNKILTEKDLKKICQNGGLSRKDLR, from the coding sequence ATGCGTGGCGATAAATTTGTACAAACTTTGAGTAGCAAAGTTAGAATTTTAGAAACTACCCGCCAGGCGGACGATCAGATAACCGTTTTGGTTGATAGAAATGATTTGCCACTAGCGGTTAAAACCTTATACTACGACATCGGTGGTTTTTTAAGCACGATGATACCAAATGATGAGCGTAGTATAAATGGCTGCTTTGCTCTTTATTATGCCATATCTATGGAGGGAAGCAAGATGAGCGAGGCTGATGACTTCGCTCCTGAGGATAAGTGCTTTATAACAGTTAAAACACTCATCCCAGCCGCAGATCCGACCTTCCCATCTGTCACACCACTTGTGCCAGCTTGTGTTTGGTATGAAAGAGAAGCTTTTGATATGTTTGGCTTGATAGCTGAGGGCTTGCCTGATAAGCGCAGGTTAGTTCTTTCAGATGATTGGCCTGATGGACTTCATCCTTTAAGAAAAGATGCGATGGACTATCGCTACAGACCTGATCCAGTAGCACATCAAGATGAGCCTGAGGCTGAGTTTTTGTTTCCAAGGGGCGATGCTGTTGTAGATGTGCCACTTGGACCGCTTCACGTAACAAGTGATGAGCCGGGTCATTTTAGGCTATTTTGCGATGGCGATGAGATAATTGACGCTGATTATAGGCTATTTTATCAGCACCGCGGTATGGAAAAACTAGCTGAAAACCGCATGAACTACGATCAAATGGGCTATTTGGCTGAGAGGGTTTGTGGAATTTGCGGATACGCTCATGCCATTGCTTGTATCGAGGCTGCTGAAAAAGCTATAAGGCTTGAAATCCCACTAAGAGCGCAAGCTATTAGGGTTATATGCCTTGAGATAGAGCGCCTACACTCACACTTGCTAAACATCGGTCTAGCGTGCGAGGTTACAGGTAACTACAACGCATTTATGCATATTTTCAGGGTTCGCGAGTACTCAATGGAGCTAGCTCAGCTAGTTACTGGCGGTAGAAAGACTTATGGCAATGTCATCATGGGCGGCTTACGCAGAGATATGACAAATAACGAGATAAAACAAGCCATAGCCATCATAAACAACCTTGAAGTTCAGATAAATGAAATTTGGGATGCGGTTATGGAGGATAAACGCCAAATAGGACGCTGGAAAGGCGTTGGCGTGCTTGATAAGCAAGTAGCGCGTGACTTTAGCCCAGTTGGTCCAAATATGCGTGGTTCTGGCTTTAAGCGAGATAACCGCTATGATCATCCTTATGACTTCTTTAAACAAATCGAGTTTGAAGTAGCGGTAGAGCATGGTGGAGATGTATTTAGTCGTGAGATGGTAAGGTATAAAGAGCTAAAAAGCTCTATACATATCATCCGCCAGTGCCTAGAGCTCATGCCTCAAACGCCTATCTCAATCGATCCTAAAACGATGATAAGCCCTGAGAATTTTGCTCTTGGACACGATGAGGCTCCAAGGGGCGAAAACGTGCATTGGATCATGCAAGGAAGTGCTCAAAAGGTTTATAGATGGAGATGTAGAGCCGCTACATATAACAACTGGCCATCTTTAAGATATCAGTTTAGAGGCAACAACATCTCAGACGCAGCACTTATCGTCTGCTCGCTAGACCCATGCTACTCTTGCACGGAGCGTGTGACCTTAGTTGATGTTAGAAGCGGAAAAAATAAAATTTTAACCGAAAAAGACCTTAAAAAGATCTGTCAAAATGGCGGGCTTTCTAGAAAGGATTTAAGATGA
- a CDS encoding hydrogenase 3 maturation endopeptidase HyCI: MKKAILCIGNPLRGDDDVGNEVGRLVEKNLPEWRVFYGEDVPENEFKAIREFEPEILIVVDAMSGFNDDKIEFFDLSDDKDYIYSTHNLPTPVLLSYLRKICEKTLFLGISVLLENVLDFKEGLSQKAKDSAKKAYERILEIDRNLVS, from the coding sequence ATTAAAAAGGCGATTTTATGTATCGGAAATCCTTTAAGAGGCGATGATGATGTCGGAAACGAAGTCGGTCGTTTGGTGGAGAAAAACCTACCTGAATGGCGAGTGTTTTACGGCGAAGATGTGCCTGAAAATGAGTTTAAAGCGATACGAGAGTTTGAGCCTGAAATTTTAATCGTAGTTGATGCGATGAGTGGATTTAACGACGATAAGATCGAGTTTTTTGACCTAAGTGATGATAAAGACTATATCTACTCAACACATAACCTACCAACACCAGTTTTGCTAAGCTATCTGCGTAAAATTTGCGAAAAAACGCTGTTTTTAGGCATTAGTGTTTTGCTTGAAAATGTCCTTGATTTTAAAGAAGGACTTAGCCAAAAGGCAAAAGATAGTGCCAAAAAGGCATATGAGCGAATTTTAGAGATTGATAGAAATTTAGTTAGTTAA
- a CDS encoding NADH-quinone oxidoreductase subunit B family protein, producing the protein MRTVYEVPEDIKNANDLTSKLEHLKNIQRSFSVYRIDCGSCNGCEIEIFAAITPMWDPERFGFKLVANPRHADILVCTGPVTRQMYYPLLRAYEAAPDPKIVVALGACGSSGGIFHDAYSVWGGIDKIVPVDVYIPGCPPHPASIIYGLGMALGIIDQKLQKRSFETDHLTPPPVEKSIIGDILFERDLQAESKRLMSYVFGRTLFDKYMSAIKAASDVKNPTLAKEALVAAIKAEDDPRYAECMGILHNDVYLKYANASSEYSIDTKAVWNKK; encoded by the coding sequence ATGAGAACTGTATATGAAGTCCCTGAGGATATAAAAAACGCAAATGATCTAACATCAAAGCTAGAGCATTTAAAAAATATCCAACGCAGTTTTAGCGTTTATAGGATCGACTGCGGAAGCTGTAACGGTTGTGAGATAGAAATTTTTGCTGCTATTACTCCGATGTGGGATCCTGAGAGATTTGGCTTTAAACTCGTTGCAAACCCACGCCATGCTGACATTTTAGTCTGCACAGGTCCTGTGACTAGACAGATGTATTATCCGCTACTTCGTGCATATGAAGCAGCGCCTGATCCAAAGATCGTCGTAGCTCTTGGTGCATGTGGAAGCAGTGGCGGTATATTTCATGATGCTTATAGCGTTTGGGGTGGTATAGATAAGATAGTGCCGGTTGATGTTTATATCCCTGGCTGTCCTCCGCACCCAGCTAGCATCATATATGGTCTTGGCATGGCACTTGGCATAATAGATCAAAAGCTACAAAAACGAAGCTTTGAGACCGATCATCTAACGCCTCCGCCAGTTGAGAAGTCAATCATCGGCGATATACTTTTTGAGCGTGACTTACAAGCTGAAAGTAAAAGGCTGATGAGCTATGTCTTTGGCAGGACACTTTTTGATAAGTATATGAGCGCTATAAAAGCAGCTAGCGATGTTAAAAATCCAACCCTTGCAAAAGAGGCTTTAGTAGCTGCTATAAAGGCTGAGGATGATCCTAGATATGCTGAGTGTATGGGAATTTTACACAATGATGTCTATTTAAAATACGCTAACGCAAGTAGCGAGTATAGCATAGACACAAAAGCAGTTTGGAATAAAAAATGA
- a CDS encoding formate hydrogenlyase complex iron-sulfur subunit — translation MMKLFDITEKYGKATYAYPFEPYKVHDNFRGQPHYTYDLCIGCAACGVACPSNAIELKMNEEQSKLVWQFDCARCIFCGRCDEVCPTGAVRLSDSFELAVKFDKSALIQRGELEVEKCSCCGKPFTPKRLINYAMQKLETANLLPGRIDEAKEYLHICPTCKQAASVERLTKGIEEGIK, via the coding sequence ATGATGAAGTTATTTGACATCACTGAAAAATACGGAAAGGCGACATACGCCTATCCGTTTGAGCCGTATAAAGTTCATGACAATTTTCGCGGTCAGCCACACTACACATACGACCTTTGCATAGGTTGTGCAGCTTGCGGTGTAGCTTGCCCTAGCAACGCGATAGAGCTAAAGATGAACGAAGAGCAAAGCAAGCTTGTATGGCAGTTTGACTGCGCAAGATGTATATTTTGCGGTCGTTGCGATGAGGTCTGCCCGACAGGTGCTGTTAGACTTAGTGATAGCTTTGAGCTTGCGGTGAAATTTGATAAAAGCGCATTGATACAAAGGGGCGAGCTAGAGGTAGAAAAATGCTCATGTTGCGGTAAGCCTTTTACACCAAAAAGACTTATAAACTACGCTATGCAAAAGTTAGAGACTGCAAATTTATTACCAGGCAGGATAGATGAAGCAAAAGAGTACTTGCATATCTGCCCTACTTGCAAACAAGCAGCCTCTGTTGAGCGACTTACGAAAGGTATCGAGGAGGGAATAAAATGA